One Indicator indicator isolate 239-I01 chromosome 21, UM_Iind_1.1, whole genome shotgun sequence DNA segment encodes these proteins:
- the RPL27A gene encoding 60S ribosomal protein L27a, whose amino-acid sequence MPSRLRKTRKLRGHVSHGHGRVGKHRKHPGGRGNAGGMHHHRINFDKYHPGYFGKVGMRHYHLKRNQKFCPTVNLDKLWTLVSEQTRLNYAKNEAGLAPVIDVVRSGYYKVLGKGKLPKQPVIVKAKFFSRRAEEKIKEVGGACVLVA is encoded by the exons ATG CCTTCCCGACTAAGGAAGACTCGGAAGCTGAGAGGACACGTTAGCCACGGCCATGGCCGAGTTG GCAAACACAGGAAGCATCCTGGTGGGCGTGGTAATGCTGGTGGTATGCACCATCACAGGATTAACTTTGATAAATA TCACCCTGGATACTTTGGAAAAGTAGGCATGAGACACTATCACTTGAAGAGGAACCAAAAGTTCTGTCCAACTGTCAATTTGGATAAGCTGTGGACACTTGTCAGTGAACAGACTCGACTCAATTACGCAAAAAACGAGGCTGGCCTGGCCCCAGTCATTGATGTTGTGCGCTCA GGCTACTACAAAGTCCTGGGCAAGGGGAAGCTGCCCAAGCAACCTGTAATTGTGAAAGcaaagttcttcagtagaagagcagaggagaagatcAAAGAAGTTGGTGGTGCCTGTGTGCTTGTGGCATAA